In Streptomyces erythrochromogenes, the DNA window GGCTGATGGAACGGCGGCCGTTCTCCAGCCGGCTGATCTTCGACTGGGAGACGAGGAGGCGTTCGGCGACCTGTTCGGCCGTCATGCCCTTGTCCTCGCGGAGCTTGCGCAGCTCCATTCCAAGTCGGCGGCGTCGGACGGTGGGATTGACATTGGACGCCACGTGAACGGCACCTCCGCCTTCTTCTGTCGTGCAGCTGTCTCTCTGCGTGTCTGATGTTCAGCAGACTGCCACCGAAGCGGGCGGCGCCGCTGGGGAACGGCAGGGAAAACACAGACGCGCGGGGTGGCGGAGCCGGCGGACCGGCCCCGCCACCCCGCGCGCTGGCGGCTTCCGGGCCGGATCCTCGCGGATGCCGGTCCCGGTGGTGGCGTCGCTCTGCGGTGCGGTGGTGGAGCTGTGCAGCGATGCGGTGGTGGAGCTGTCGAACTGGGGACCCGGGAACTGTCCGGGCCTCACCGGGGGTGGATCAGTGCGCGGGCACGCGTGCCATCGCACCCGTGCGGCGCGGCTGCATCGGGACGCCGCCCGCCGTGGGCCGGGCCTGCGGTGCCGGCGCGCGGTCCCGGCGTGGCTGTGCGGCCACACCGTTCTGGACGTCCATCACGGCGTGCGCCACGAGTCCGCCCATCGGGTCGTGCCTGATCAGGTCCCGCAGTCGGGACCTGGACGAGCGCCCCTCGTTGCCGGGGTACAGGTGCTTGCCGAGTCCGACCGCGTGGGCCAGCGCGGCGAGCGCCGCGGTCCGCGGGTCCGGCGGTACGCCGGTGCGGATCGCACTGTCGAGCCGGGCTCGGATCTCCCGGCTGATCTCCGTGTCCGTCGCCTGGTAGCGAGTCGTCGGCAACACTCCGCACATCTGTCCCGCGACGGCGTGAACCATGCCGCAGCGCTCCAGGTGCGCGAGGTAAATCTGACGAAGCCCCAGCCGGGGTCCGCCGATCCAGTGGACGGCCCGTACCGGGCTGCCGCGCCTGCGCAGCAGTTCCAGTGCGGAGTCCAGAGTCGGATCTCCTGTCGGCCGTGGCATCACCACGGCGATACGATCCCCATCAGGGGCTATCCGTCCTGCCAGAGCCAGCTCCACTAGCTGTGCCCCGGCCAGGCCGAGGTCGAGCGACTGCGGCTGCGCCGTGGTACCCGTGGCCGGGTCCAAGGCGAGCAGCAGAAGCTCCTCCGGAATTGTTCTGCGGCTCCTGCCCATCCATGCCTCCCCGCGTGGATGAGTGACAGGGTGACGCCTCTCACATTCATCTGTCGAGAGCGCGTGGCCGCTTTGTGGGGGAACCCGCAGCTATGTCGTTCTCGTCTGGCACGGGGGCGATGCTCCCGAGACGGGACACTGTTAGACATTCGGACAGCCGAACGTGGCGGCGATGAGGAGGAGCGGTGGCGGGCGAGTCCCCCGACAAGTCGGTAGATGAAGAAACGCCGGGGGCGGCGGAGTCGTCCGCGGAGCGCGACCCGAGGCTGTCGGTGTTCCGGCCGAGGGAATCCGAGGACGGTGCCGGCGTCGCCCGTGCGGGCGAAAGCGGTGCCGAGGCCGAGGCGGGTGCCGATGCGGGTGCCGGGTCCGGCGGGCGGGATGCGCTGCGCGAGGCCGTGGCGGCCTGGGTCGCCACGACGGCGGAGGAGTCGGGTGCTGCCGATGCCGCGGCGCGCGAAGCCGACGAGGACTCGGCCCCCGAGGCCGATTCCGATTCCGCTTCCGCTTCGGCCTCCGGTTCGGCTCCGGCCGAGGAGGCGAAGCCTGCCGCTGCCGTTGCCGCCGACCCGAAGCCCGAGCCGGCGGACAGCGGCCGCACGGCTGTGTTCCGTGCCGTGAAGCCGGGCTCCGCCGGGGCTGCCGGTGGGGACAAGGCTTCCGTGGATGCCGAGGGGGGTCCGGCCGCGTCCGGTTCCGCTTCCGGCGAGCAGAAGCCTGCCGTGGCGAAGCCGTCGAAGCCGTCGGCTCCGGTGGACGAGTCGGGGGACAGTGGCCGTACGGCCGTGTTCCGTGCCGTGAAGCCGGGCTCTGCCGGCGGGGCTGCGTCCGGTTCCGGTGCGGCGAAGCCGGGCTCTGCCGGGGCTGCCGGTGGGGACAAGGCGTCCGTGGATGCCGAGGGGGGTCCGGCCGCGTCCGGTTCCGCTTCCGGCGAGCAGAAGCCTGCCGTGGCGAAGCCGTCGAAGCCGTCGGCTCCGGTGGACGAGTCGGGGGACAGTGAGCGTACGGCTGTGTTCCGTGCTGTGAAGCCGGGCTCTGCCGGGGCCGCCGGTGGGGGCAAGCCGTCTGCGGCGAAGCCGGTGGCTGCGAAGCCGTCGGCTCCGGTCGACGAGCCCGCGGACAGCGAGCGCACGGCCGTGTTCCGTGCCGTGAAGCCCGGTGCTGCGAAGCCCGAGGCGGCGAAGCCGTCGGCTCCGGCCGGCGGGGCCGGGGACAGTGAGCGCACCGCCGTGTTCCGGGTGCCGAAGGTGGACGCGCTGAAGCCCGACGCCGGGCAGAAGTCGAAGCCCGGCGCCGTGAAGCCGGGCTCCGCTTCGCCTTCCGCTTCCGCCCAGGCGCCGGCCCCGGCCGAGGACGGCGAGCGCACCGCCGTCTTCCGCGCCCCGAAGCCGGAGGCGCCTGCCCCCGAGGCCCCCGAGGCCCCCAAGGCCCCCAAGGCCAGCACCTTCGTGCCGCTGCGCACCGACGGCGACGGCACGACGGAGGCGAAGCCGAAGCCCCCGGTCCCGCCGACCCCCTCGGTCTCGGCCGCCGCTTCGACCGCCACCGAGCGCCTGGACCGCAGCGACCGGAGCGAGCGGACCACCCAGCAGCCGCTGCCGCCCAAGCCGCCGCTCGACATGCTGGCGGACCTCACGAACAACCCGCCCCCGCCGCCGAGCCCGCTGCGCACCGCCGTCCGCCGGTTCAAGATCTACGCGCCGCTCGTCGTGCTCCTGGGGATCATCCTGGCCGTCGTGCAGCTGGTCCGCCCGCTGCCCGAGCCGAAGCTCGTGATGACCGCGAAGTCCTCGTACACCTTCGAGGGCGCGATGCCGCAGCTGCCCTGGCCCAGCGAGGGGCAGGCCTACATGGCGGCCGCCGGCCTCGGCACGCTCGGCCAGTCCGGCGAGCAGAAGCCGGTGCCGATCGCGAGCGTCACCAAGTCGATGACGGCCTACATCATCCTGCGCGACCACCCCATAAAGAAGGGTGAGCAGGGCGCGATGATCGACGTCGACAAGACGGCCGAGACCGAGGGCAAGAAGAACGACTCCGTCAACAACGAGTCCACCCTCGACACGGTGAAGGAGGGCGACAAGATCTCCGAGTACGACGCGATCGCCGCCCTCATGATCCCGTCGGCCAACAACATCGCGCGGCTGCTCGCGCGCTGGGACGCCGGTTCCCAGGAGGCGTTCGTCAAGAAGATGAACGACACCGCCAAGGAACTCGGCATGACCAACACCACGTACACCGACCCCTCGGGTCTGGACGCGACCACGGTCAGCACCGCCGAGGACCAGGTCAAGCTGGGCCTGAAGCTGGTCGAGATCGAGACCCTGCTCGACATCACCAAGAAGCCGAACTGGGTCGACCCGTCGGGCAAGAGCTGGCGCAACTGGAACGGCCTGACCGGACCCAGCGGCGCGCTCGGCATCAAGACCGGTACGACGACGAAGGCGGGCGGAAACCTCCTCTTCGCCGCGCAGAAGAAGATCGGCAACACCAACCAGCTGATCGTCGGAGCCGTCCTCGGCCAGCACAAGCCGTCCATCATCGACACCGTGCTCGCCGCGAGCAAGCAGCTGATGGTCGGCACCCAGAAGGCCCTCGACGGCGCGACCGTCGTGAAGAAGGGCGATGTCGTGGGCTACGTCGACGACGGACTGGGCGGCCGGACTCCGGTCGTCGCCACCGCCGACGTGCAGGCGATCGGGTGGGCGTCCCTGACCGTGACCGTGAAGCTCGCGGACGGCGGCGGCGCGATGCCGCAGACCGCGACGGCCGGCACCGAGGTCGGCGTGCTGACCGTCGGCGAGGGCGCCAGCCAGGTCAAGGTGCCGGTGGCGCTGAAGAGCGACCTGGCCTCGCCGGGCATCGGCAGCAAGCTGACGCGCATCGGCTGACCGCCGTCCGCTGCCGTCCGCTGCCGTCCGCAGCCCTCTGAGGTCCTCTGAGGCCGTCTGAGGCCGTTCGCGGACGGGCGCGGCACGAGCGCTGATCCGGCGCCCCGGGCAACCCCGGGGCGCCGGTGCGCGTCTAGCGAGTGTCCGCTCGGTCCCGCCGACCGGACGCGACCTAGGGACCCGGGACGCCAGATGTGTGCCGGTGGGGATCCATGTTGGGGAGTGCGGCAGTGACCACCGCTGAGCAGCAGGGCCGGCCCAGGGCAGCCATCCCGTCGGCAGACGGCGGCGGCCCGGGCCGTGGCGCCGTGCCGCCGCAGCAGGGGCCGCACGAGCAGCCCCGGCGGCGCACCCGCGCACTCGATCCGCTGCGCCGGCACCCCGTGGCCGTCGCCACCCTGCTCGCCGCCGTGCTGCACGTCGTCTGGTTCTTCAGCTTCGCCAACAGCGGCGGCGACCTCGCCGCGCAGGACGCCTGGGCCGAGTTCGTGGGCCGGCATCCCGACTCGGCGTACAACCTCGCCTGGTACGGCGGCATGCACCCCGTCTCGTACAGCGTGGTCTCGCCGTACCTCATGCACATGCTCGGCGTACGCACCACGATGATGGTCGCGGGCACCGTCTCGGCCGGGCTGCTCGCCCTGATCCTGACCCGCTGCCGCGGGGCCGTGCGCGAGCCGCTGTGGCCCGCCCTGGCCGGGGCGTACGGGCTGTTCTGCAACGCGCTCTCGGGCCGGGTCACCTTCGGGCTGGGCGCGATGTTCGCCCTCGGCGCGGTCGCCGCGGTCTTCTGCTGGCCGCGCAAGTGGGCGCGGCGGCGCTGGGCCAAGGCCGCGGTGGCGGCCCCGCTGGCCGGGATCGCGACCGCCGCCAGCCCCGTCGCGGGCCTCTTCCTCGGGGTGATCGCGGCCGCGCTGTTCCTGAGCGGGCGGCGCCCGGGTGCGTACGCGCTCGGGCTGGCCCCGGTGGCCGTGGTCGGGCTGTCGGCCTGGCTCTTCCCGTTCTCCGGGACGCAGCCGATGAAGATCGGTTCGGCCGGGCTGCCGTTCCTGTTCGGGCTGCTGATCTTCTTCCTGGTGCCGCGGCGCTGGAAGACGGTCCGGATCGCCTCCGCCGTCTACGCCCTCGGGGTCTTCCTGACCTGGGTGATCGACTCCCAGGTCGGCTCGAACGTCACCAGGATGGTGATGCTGTTCGGCGGCGCCGTGCTGCTCGCGGCCCTCCCGTACGAGGTCCCGCGCTCGCGGCGCTGGTACGGGGTGCTGCTCGCGTTCGTCGGGCTGAACGCCTGGATCACCACCAACAGCGTCACGGACATCGTCCGCACCACCCCGGTCGCCGCATGGAACCGGGAGCTGGCCCCGCTCGTGGACCAGCTCCAGAAGGCGGGCGCCGACCGCGGCCGGGTCGAGGTCGTCCCCGTCAGCAGCCACCGGGAGTCCTCCGCCTTCCCCTCGTACGTGAACCTCGCGCGCGGCTGGAACCGGCAGGCCGACCTGGAGCGCAACCCGCTCTTCTACGACGACACCCTCACCGCCGACAGCTACCGGGCCTGGCTGGAGCGCTGGGCGGTGCACTACGTGGTGCTGCCGGCCGACAAACCCGATTCGGGCGGCGAGGACGAGGCGAAGCTGGTGCGCGCGGGGCTCCCGTACCTCCAGCAGGTGTGGGGCGACGCGAACTGGCAGCTCTTCAAGGTCGACGCGCCGACGAACCTGGTGAGGGGGCCCGCGAGCGTGGTGCGGGCGGGCGCCGACCAGCTGGTCATCGACGCGAAGCAGGCAGGCCGGGTGCTGGTGCGGATCCCGCACTCGCCGTGGCTGGGGCTGGTGGACGCGGCGGGCAAGCCGGTGCCGCCGCCGCAGGAGACGGCGGAGTCGAAGGCGCGGGGGGCCGTGCCGAAGGAGTTCGCGAACACGGCCGGGTGCCTGTTCAAGGCGCTCCCGGACGGCGAGGGCGACGTGTGGACGGAGCTGCTGGTCCCGGCGCCGGGGGAGTACCGGGTGGCGGCGAAGTACCAGCTGCCGCGGGGCACGCCCTGCCCGGAGGAGGTCGTCCAGGCGACGCTGGGGACTCCGGAGCGTCCGGCTCCGGCGACCGGCTCGACTCCCTGATTTCTTTACGTTCCGGTCCGGGTGCGTTGCTCCGTATATATGCATACGATCCCAGTAGTCCGATTGGGTGCTTCCTGAGGGAGTTGACGACGGGATGAACAAAGAGCAGAAGCGGGACGTCCGGGCGGCCATCGCAAAGGCGCAGGAGGCTTCGCAGCCGCCGCGCCCCCCGGGCCACGGCTTCGACGGTCCTGTGCGGACGAAGGTCAAGGGCGGACTGCACACGAAGGCCGCCCTCAAGCGGGCCGGCACTCCGCAGGGCGACCGCATCGGCGAACGCAGCAGTGGCCTGAGCTGACCCCTGAGGGGACGGCGCATCCGTGATGGCGCAGCCCTTCCGGCTCCGGCCGGGAGGGCTTCGAGCGCCCGGGGGTGC includes these proteins:
- a CDS encoding MFS transporter; this translates as MLGSAAVTTAEQQGRPRAAIPSADGGGPGRGAVPPQQGPHEQPRRRTRALDPLRRHPVAVATLLAAVLHVVWFFSFANSGGDLAAQDAWAEFVGRHPDSAYNLAWYGGMHPVSYSVVSPYLMHMLGVRTTMMVAGTVSAGLLALILTRCRGAVREPLWPALAGAYGLFCNALSGRVTFGLGAMFALGAVAAVFCWPRKWARRRWAKAAVAAPLAGIATAASPVAGLFLGVIAAALFLSGRRPGAYALGLAPVAVVGLSAWLFPFSGTQPMKIGSAGLPFLFGLLIFFLVPRRWKTVRIASAVYALGVFLTWVIDSQVGSNVTRMVMLFGGAVLLAALPYEVPRSRRWYGVLLAFVGLNAWITTNSVTDIVRTTPVAAWNRELAPLVDQLQKAGADRGRVEVVPVSSHRESSAFPSYVNLARGWNRQADLERNPLFYDDTLTADSYRAWLERWAVHYVVLPADKPDSGGEDEAKLVRAGLPYLQQVWGDANWQLFKVDAPTNLVRGPASVVRAGADQLVIDAKQAGRVLVRIPHSPWLGLVDAAGKPVPPPQETAESKARGAVPKEFANTAGCLFKALPDGEGDVWTELLVPAPGEYRVAAKYQLPRGTPCPEEVVQATLGTPERPAPATGSTP
- a CDS encoding D-alanyl-D-alanine carboxypeptidase family protein; translated protein: MAAKPSAPVDEPADSERTAVFRAVKPGAAKPEAAKPSAPAGGAGDSERTAVFRVPKVDALKPDAGQKSKPGAVKPGSASPSASAQAPAPAEDGERTAVFRAPKPEAPAPEAPEAPKAPKASTFVPLRTDGDGTTEAKPKPPVPPTPSVSAAASTATERLDRSDRSERTTQQPLPPKPPLDMLADLTNNPPPPPSPLRTAVRRFKIYAPLVVLLGIILAVVQLVRPLPEPKLVMTAKSSYTFEGAMPQLPWPSEGQAYMAAAGLGTLGQSGEQKPVPIASVTKSMTAYIILRDHPIKKGEQGAMIDVDKTAETEGKKNDSVNNESTLDTVKEGDKISEYDAIAALMIPSANNIARLLARWDAGSQEAFVKKMNDTAKELGMTNTTYTDPSGLDATTVSTAEDQVKLGLKLVEIETLLDITKKPNWVDPSGKSWRNWNGLTGPSGALGIKTGTTTKAGGNLLFAAQKKIGNTNQLIVGAVLGQHKPSIIDTVLAASKQLMVGTQKALDGATVVKKGDVVGYVDDGLGGRTPVVATADVQAIGWASLTVTVKLADGGGAMPQTATAGTEVGVLTVGEGASQVKVPVALKSDLASPGIGSKLTRIG
- a CDS encoding GOLPH3/VPS74 family protein, producing MGRSRRTIPEELLLLALDPATGTTAQPQSLDLGLAGAQLVELALAGRIAPDGDRIAVVMPRPTGDPTLDSALELLRRRGSPVRAVHWIGGPRLGLRQIYLAHLERCGMVHAVAGQMCGVLPTTRYQATDTEISREIRARLDSAIRTGVPPDPRTAALAALAHAVGLGKHLYPGNEGRSSRSRLRDLIRHDPMGGLVAHAVMDVQNGVAAQPRRDRAPAPQARPTAGGVPMQPRRTGAMARVPAH